From the genome of Bacteroidales bacterium:
AGGCATTATCGTATTCTGCTTGAGAAATGGCACCTTGTTCAAATAATTTTTTATTACGCTGAAAAGTTAACTCTGTTTGAGCAAATTGAGCCTCCACTTGAGCTAAACGTGCTTTGGCATTCCCTAAATTTGCTTTAGCCGATTCGAGCGAAGCTTCCATTCGTTGTAGCGACGACAAATATACATCGGGTTTAATTTTTGCCAATAATTGACCTTTTTTTACTTCGTCGCCCTCTTTTACATTGAGTTCTACTATTTCGCCCGAAACATCAGAGCTAATTTTTACTTCCATTTCGGGTTGAATTTTACCACTTGCTGTTATTAACTCTACAATAGTTTTACGCTCTACTTTACCAATGGTAACTTCTAATGAATCATTTCGATTTACTAATCCAATTTTTGGACCCAATACGGCAAGCAAAATTAAAATTATAAAAATAATAGTTGTCCATCGCCATATTTTTTTTATCTTCATAACCTAAAGTTTAAAAGGTTTTCCACTATAAAAATCAATAATTTTCAATTTAAAGATGTACTCATATTTCGATTTTATTACTTCTGATTGAGCACGAATTAAGTTTGTTTTTGCAAGATTATAATCGTATGTGTTGGCTAACCCAACATTAAATTTTTGTTCGGTATATTTAAAAGTCTCTGTTGAAGCACGTTCAGCTTTTTTTGCTGCCATATATTTTTTATATGCAGCAACGGCATCATAATATACTTGACGAATGTCTTTTATCAGTTGCTTATCGGCCATCTCGTATTGATATTTGGCATTTAAAGCATTTATTTTGGCTGAGCTAATAGTATAATTGGCTTGCCAATTATTAAATATCGGAATCGTTAAATTTATAGTTAAAGATTTGCTTACATTGTCTTTTAGTTGTTGATTAAAATCGGTTGTTTTATAATTATATTTCATATTGTATGAATATACAGGGTACTGATTACCACTACCATCAATCGTATAGCCTGATACATATGGATTATCTAATGAAATGTCAGTAATACTTTTACGTTGCGATGAATAGCCCGTAGCATAAGAACCGCCCAAGCTTATTCGCGGACTTCGATAGCCACGAGCAGCAGCTAATCCTTTTTCGGCAGCTAGCATTTTGTACTCAAAGCTTTTAATATTAGGTAAATTGCGTTTAGCTTCTTCGTAAATTTGTTGAGGACTTATAACAGAAAATAATGTATCTGGCTCTGGTAATAGTGGTTTTTCGATATCGATAGAATCAGCGATCCCTAAGTCTAGCATTTGAACTAAATTTAATTTTGCTAAATCAAGTGCATTTTTTGCCGACACACATTGCATTTCGTCTGATGCCAACTGCGACTCCATTTCGAGGTAAGTACTTTGTGCTAATGAACCCGCATGAAATAGCTTTTTTGTCCTTTCGACCTGTATTTGCGATAATTCCTTTTGTTTTATTGCTACTTGATACAATTCATCTGATAATAAAATTTGCAAATACAAGGAAGCAACATTTAAAACTATATCGTTTCTAACTTTTTCATAATCCATTAAACTAGCCTGAAGATTAAAATAACTCTGTTTTAAATTATTAACATTTTGAAAACCACTAAATAAATTCCAATTGGCTGAGATGGAAAAATTATTAGATTGCACATTGCTTTCAGCAAATTCATTAGTAAGTGGATCTATTGAATGTCCAACCGTATAACCCTGATTGGCATTAGCATTTAATGTTGGAAAAAACATGGTTTTATTTTTTAAATACCCGGCCTCGTTCGATTTTTTAGAAAGCTCTTGCATTTTTATTTGCAAGTTATTTTCTATTGCATATAAAATACATCGCTCCAATGTCCATTTTTCCTGAGCATAAAAAAATTTAAAGCTAAGAATAAATAAGAACAGCAAAATAATTTGCTTCATATATTCAAAATTTTGTGCATAAAGGTAACGAATAAATGAACAATGTGTATTAATTTAAAAAAAATACACTTGAATTTACTTAGAATCCATTACGAAAATATAAAGATTCGAAAGAGAAGTATTTTATTTTCTATCAAGTGGTAATGAATAACGACGTATTCCGTCGAATTGGCAAAAAGCATTAGCTACGGCAGCTGCGGTTGGTACTAAACCTATTTCGCCCAATCCTTTGGCTCCATAGGGACCCACAGGATCGGTTACCTCAACGCCAATTACTTTTATTTCGGGTGTTTCGTGTGCTCTTAACACACCACAATCACGTAGTTTATAGCTTAATGGATAGCCGTCTTTCATTGGAAAATCTTCGGTCAAGGCATAACCTAAACCCATATGCACAGCGCCTTCTATCTGTCCTTCGAACAACACAGGGTTAATTATTTTACCCGCATCGTGGGCTGCCACTACTTTGCTAATTTTTCCTTGTTCGTCGAGCAAAACAATCTGTGCTGCATAGCCATAAGAATAATGTGTTGCAGGATTCTCAACCGGGGTGCCGGGTTTAACCGTCCATGTACATTCCCAACGAGCCTGATAACGATGTCCAACGATGTTGTTTAACGATTTTCCATTTAAATCGGCTCGAATGGTTTTGGCAACTTCGCGAATAGCATTACCCAAAAGCACCGTTGCTCTCGACGAAGTAGTCATACCGGTTTTAATATTAGCAGCCGTATCTACTCTTACTTCAACGATAGAAGAATCGATTCCTGTTTCCTCACAAAGTATTTGAGCTGCTACCGTATGTATGCCTTGTCCCATTTCGGTCCAACCATGATGTAATACAACTTTTTCGGGCGATACAATTTCTACTATAACATCGGAATAATCAACCATACCATTGCCAATACCACTATTCTTTATAGCAGTTGCAATACCACAATATTTTGCTTCTTGGTAAAAAGGTTTTATGGCTTCGAGGCAAGCACGAATACCTACTCCTCTAACTTTATCTCCAGTTGCTGTTGACAAACCATCTATGAGTGCATTATCGTAACGAAACTGCCAACGATCGAATCCACCCTGCTTGCAAAGCTCATCTACACAAGCCTCTAAGGCAAAAGCCACTTGATTCGCACCAAATCCCCTCATTGCTCCACATGGAACATTGTTGGTATAAACTGTTTTAGATTCTAAATCAATTACCGGCACATAATAACCACCGGTTGCATGACCGGCAATACGTTCCATTACCTTATTCCCAACAGAAGCATAAGCACCCGTATCGCCCACAGCTCTGAGCTTCATGGCGGTTAACTTGCCTTTTTCGTCGCAAGCCAGGGTCATATCCATCCAAACCGGATGGCGTTTGGGGTGCATGCGCATGCTTTCTTCGCGAGTTAAGGTAAGTTTAACCGGTTTTTGCAATTTATACGCAAAAAGCGAAACATGCCCCTGAACCGTGATGTCTTCTTTGCCACCAAAGCCACCTCCATTCGGCACTAAAACAACTCGCACTTTTTCTTCGGGCAAATTTAATAGTTGAGCTACCTGCCGACGGTCTTCGTAAACTCCTTGTCCTGATGAATACAATAAAATACCATCTTCTTGTGGCAATGCCAAAGCCGATTCTGTTTCGAGAAAAGCATGCTCAATACGTTGTGTCTGAAAAATACCATGAAATTTATACGGAGACTTAGCTATAACCTCATCAGCATTTCCTTGTTTTAAAATACAATTATCTAATAAATTCGATTTTCCTTCGTGCACTTGTGGAGCATTTTCTTTCAATGCTTCGTGAACATCGGTTACAGGTGTCAAAACATCGTAGGTTACCTTTATTTTACTTGCTGCTTGCTGAGCATGTTCTCTGGTATCAGCCACTACTCCTGCTAATACATCGCCAATATAATGC
Proteins encoded in this window:
- a CDS encoding TolC family protein, whose protein sequence is MKQIILLFLFILSFKFFYAQEKWTLERCILYAIENNLQIKMQELSKKSNEAGYLKNKTMFFPTLNANANQGYTVGHSIDPLTNEFAESNVQSNNFSISANWNLFSGFQNVNNLKQSYFNLQASLMDYEKVRNDIVLNVASLYLQILLSDELYQVAIKQKELSQIQVERTKKLFHAGSLAQSTYLEMESQLASDEMQCVSAKNALDLAKLNLVQMLDLGIADSIDIEKPLLPEPDTLFSVISPQQIYEEAKRNLPNIKSFEYKMLAAEKGLAAARGYRSPRISLGGSYATGYSSQRKSITDISLDNPYVSGYTIDGSGNQYPVYSYNMKYNYKTTDFNQQLKDNVSKSLTINLTIPIFNNWQANYTISSAKINALNAKYQYEMADKQLIKDIRQVYYDAVAAYKKYMAAKKAERASTETFKYTEQKFNVGLANTYDYNLAKTNLIRAQSEVIKSKYEYIFKLKIIDFYSGKPFKL
- the xdh gene encoding selenium-dependent xanthine dehydrogenase; protein product: MIRFYLNDKLIEFTDDANKTLLNYLRNDQHITSVKDGCNGQSACGACLVEIDGKAKLSCVTKIASLEGAHVYTLEGIPENVRDLIAKAFVEKGAVQCGFCTPGFIMRTKLLLQENPNPTIDEIRQALKWHLCRCTGYKKIEQAISYSAELIQKGEEPHLNFKQKGVGKFLPKYEAYETAIGKRPFVNDMYIEGMLYGALRFSDYPRAKVLKIDVSQAEKSEGVIKVFTAKDIPGNKITGLIFNDWPLMIDEGETTHYIGDVLAGVVADTREHAQQAASKIKVTYDVLTPVTDVHEALKENAPQVHEGKSNLLDNCILKQGNADEVIAKSPYKFHGIFQTQRIEHAFLETESALALPQEDGILLYSSGQGVYEDRRQVAQLLNLPEEKVRVVLVPNGGGFGGKEDITVQGHVSLFAYKLQKPVKLTLTREESMRMHPKRHPVWMDMTLACDEKGKLTAMKLRAVGDTGAYASVGNKVMERIAGHATGGYYVPVIDLESKTVYTNNVPCGAMRGFGANQVAFALEACVDELCKQGGFDRWQFRYDNALIDGLSTATGDKVRGVGIRACLEAIKPFYQEAKYCGIATAIKNSGIGNGMVDYSDVIVEIVSPEKVVLHHGWTEMGQGIHTVAAQILCEETGIDSSIVEVRVDTAANIKTGMTTSSRATVLLGNAIREVAKTIRADLNGKSLNNIVGHRYQARWECTWTVKPGTPVENPATHYSYGYAAQIVLLDEQGKISKVVAAHDAGKIINPVLFEGQIEGAVHMGLGYALTEDFPMKDGYPLSYKLRDCGVLRAHETPEIKVIGVEVTDPVGPYGAKGLGEIGLVPTAAAVANAFCQFDGIRRYSLPLDRK